Proteins encoded within one genomic window of Pigmentiphaga sp. H8:
- the mnmC gene encoding FAD-dependent 5-carboxymethylaminomethyl-2-thiouridine(34) oxidoreductase MnmC, with the protein MLAVFIPLIPSRPAFDQDGLPYSPLYGDIYHAAQGALEQARHVFLAGNGLPERWRGRERFTVCETGFGLGLTFLTLWRAWRDDPRRSRRLHMVSVEAHPFTREDLAELLRARLPADWQDMAAQLLAQWPPLLPGLHRLDLDGGAVTLTLAFGLAEQVVPRLVLRADAFFLDGFKPTLNPGMWSEPLMRALARLAAPGATAATWASAGVMRRALQTAGFEVERRDGFGGKLHMTVARYAPRFERRHPPAEPPSFAERHAVVVGAGIAGAGVAHALALRGWRVSVFDAAWGAPAQGAGHLAAALTPLLARDDSPRARLSRAGALRAAARWTPWMDGGIVARCGTVQQAKSDDKEAGMHAMLEELGFPADWVRPVTRDEASELAGCPAARGGVYFPGGLRVRPRLLGAALLSRPGIEVRAAGVARIQALPADVPAGRRWRAVDGQGATLAEAEIVVLANAAQAPQLLAASGLAPTGGELPGFFGQKAIAGQITLLPAQDAGWRPPHCVVAGDGYVLPAVDGACVAGSTYVHEAAQAVATAEGHAVNLERAARLLPELAGAGLDPGALTGWAGWRAVLPGRLPVIGESPVHGGLWAASGYASRGLSWSALGGDILAASLEGEPMVLEGDLLRMIAWR; encoded by the coding sequence ATCCTCGCCGTGTTTATTCCTTTGATTCCTTCCCGGCCGGCCTTCGATCAGGATGGCCTGCCCTACAGCCCGCTCTACGGCGACATCTACCATGCCGCCCAGGGGGCGTTGGAGCAGGCTCGCCATGTGTTCCTGGCGGGCAACGGTTTGCCGGAGCGATGGCGCGGACGCGAGCGGTTCACCGTGTGCGAGACGGGATTCGGGCTGGGGTTGACCTTCCTGACGCTGTGGCGGGCCTGGCGCGACGATCCCCGGCGCAGCCGGCGGCTGCATATGGTGTCCGTCGAGGCCCATCCGTTCACCCGCGAGGACCTGGCGGAACTGTTGCGCGCGCGGCTGCCCGCCGATTGGCAGGACATGGCCGCGCAGTTGCTGGCGCAATGGCCGCCGCTCCTGCCGGGGTTGCACCGGCTGGACCTGGATGGCGGGGCGGTGACGCTGACCCTGGCCTTCGGCCTGGCCGAACAGGTCGTGCCCCGGCTGGTCCTGCGCGCGGACGCCTTTTTCCTGGATGGCTTCAAGCCCACGCTGAATCCCGGCATGTGGTCCGAGCCGCTGATGCGCGCGCTGGCCAGGCTGGCCGCGCCGGGCGCCACGGCGGCGACCTGGGCGAGCGCCGGCGTGATGCGCCGGGCCTTGCAGACGGCGGGTTTCGAGGTCGAGCGCCGGGACGGCTTCGGCGGCAAGCTCCACATGACGGTGGCGCGTTACGCGCCGCGTTTCGAGCGCCGCCACCCGCCGGCCGAACCGCCGTCCTTCGCCGAGCGCCACGCCGTGGTGGTGGGGGCGGGCATCGCCGGGGCTGGTGTGGCGCATGCGCTGGCGCTGCGCGGCTGGCGCGTGTCCGTGTTCGACGCGGCGTGGGGAGCCCCGGCGCAGGGGGCCGGCCACCTGGCTGCCGCGCTGACGCCGCTGCTGGCCCGGGATGACAGCCCGCGCGCGCGCCTGAGCCGCGCCGGGGCCTTGCGCGCGGCCGCGCGCTGGACGCCGTGGATGGATGGCGGGATCGTCGCCCGCTGCGGCACCGTGCAGCAGGCCAAGTCCGACGACAAAGAGGCCGGCATGCATGCCATGCTGGAGGAACTGGGCTTTCCAGCCGACTGGGTGCGCCCGGTGACGAGGGATGAGGCCAGCGAACTGGCCGGCTGCCCGGCGGCGCGCGGCGGCGTGTATTTCCCCGGCGGACTGCGCGTACGCCCGCGCCTGCTGGGCGCTGCGCTGCTGTCCCGGCCTGGCATCGAAGTCCGGGCCGCCGGCGTAGCCCGCATCCAGGCGCTGCCGGCCGATGTGCCCGCGGGGCGGCGGTGGCGGGCCGTCGATGGGCAGGGCGCCACGCTGGCCGAGGCCGAGATCGTGGTGCTGGCCAATGCCGCCCAGGCTCCCCAGCTGCTGGCTGCCAGCGGCCTGGCGCCCACCGGCGGCGAACTGCCGGGCTTCTTCGGGCAAAAGGCCATAGCGGGGCAGATCACGCTGCTTCCGGCGCAAGATGCCGGCTGGCGCCCGCCGCACTGCGTGGTGGCGGGCGACGGCTATGTGCTGCCCGCCGTGGACGGCGCCTGCGTGGCCGGCAGCACCTATGTGCACGAGGCCGCGCAGGCCGTCGCCACGGCCGAGGGCCATGCGGTCAACCTGGAACGGGCCGCCCGGCTGCTGCCGGAACTGGCCGGTGCCGGCCTGGATCCCGGCGCGCTCACGGGCTGGGCCGGTTGGCGCGCCGTACTGCCCGGCAGGCTGCCGGTGATAGGCGAATCGCCCGTCCACGGCGGGCTTTGGGCCGCCTCGGGCTATGCCTCGCGCGGGCTCAGTTGGTCCGCCCTGGGGGGCGACATACTGGCCGCTTCCCTGGAGGGAGAACCCATGGTGCTGGAAGGGGATTTGCTGCGGATGATCGCCTGGCGCTGA
- a CDS encoding LysR family transcriptional regulator, which produces MAMDWTRRLRIRQLEVLSSLADTCNLSHTAERLCMTQPALSKWLAELEAELGVPLFERHSRGLVPTRFGTAMAEHARVMLAEVERASQAMALMAEGADGQLSIGVTATVSTGLLPDSVALLLARRPETRLSITESTLDQLLPLLLERRLDFVVTRLEGDAIDGRLRCTPVYSESIAVAAPPSHPLAGRRGLAWADLEGCGWVVPPQGNPLRRELDAEFALAGLPAPRYRVEAVGILMLVAMMQRAHLLTALSRRVLRYFQAAGQLVALDLPTRRQGMVGILRHRDAPDTSLHRDFHEVLLEAADAAGVTTRNRIAGPPASK; this is translated from the coding sequence ATGGCAATGGACTGGACCCGGCGACTGCGCATCCGGCAGCTCGAAGTGCTGAGCAGCCTGGCCGATACCTGCAATCTCAGCCACACCGCCGAACGCCTGTGCATGACGCAGCCGGCCCTGTCGAAGTGGCTGGCCGAGCTGGAGGCCGAACTGGGGGTGCCGCTGTTCGAGCGTCATTCGCGCGGCCTCGTGCCCACGCGCTTCGGCACGGCCATGGCCGAACACGCCCGCGTCATGCTGGCCGAAGTCGAGCGCGCCAGCCAGGCCATGGCGCTGATGGCCGAAGGCGCGGACGGCCAGTTGTCCATCGGGGTGACGGCCACGGTCTCGACCGGGCTCCTGCCCGACAGCGTGGCCCTGCTGCTGGCGCGGCGGCCCGAGACCCGTCTGTCCATTACCGAGTCGACCCTGGACCAGCTCCTGCCGCTGTTGCTGGAGCGTCGCCTGGACTTCGTGGTGACGCGCCTGGAAGGCGATGCCATCGACGGCCGCCTGCGCTGCACGCCGGTCTATAGCGAAAGCATCGCGGTGGCCGCGCCGCCGTCGCATCCGCTGGCCGGCCGCCGGGGGCTGGCCTGGGCGGACCTGGAGGGATGCGGCTGGGTGGTACCGCCCCAGGGCAATCCGCTGCGCCGCGAACTGGACGCCGAGTTCGCGCTGGCCGGCCTGCCCGCGCCCCGCTACCGGGTCGAGGCCGTCGGCATCCTGATGCTGGTGGCGATGATGCAGCGGGCCCATCTGCTGACCGCGCTGTCGCGCCGCGTGCTGCGCTATTTTCAGGCCGCCGGCCAACTGGTGGCGCTGGACCTGCCCACGCGCCGGCAGGGCATGGTGGGCATCCTGCGCCATCGCGATGCGCCCGACACCTCGCTGCATCGCGACTTCCACGAAGTCCTGCTGGAAGCGGCCGACGCGGCGGGCGTCACAACTCGAAACCGCATTGCGGGGCCGCCTGCTTCAAAGTAG
- the coaE gene encoding dephospho-CoA kinase (Dephospho-CoA kinase (CoaE) performs the final step in coenzyme A biosynthesis.), whose translation MVGTLSSSRVRPLRVGLTGGIGSGKTAVADLLEAQGAAVIDTDAIAHALTAPGGLAIEPVRREFGPDMIGPDGAMDRPRMRALVFSDGQAKARLEALIHPLIGQEVEREAAGRQGLYQVFVVPLLVESGRWRDRVDRICVVDCDEATQVRRVQRRSGLAPEMVARIMAAQATRAQRLAVADDVIVNDGETTPGQLAQRTLAQHRVWLDLPAPTG comes from the coding sequence ATGGTAGGCACACTTTCCTCTTCCCGCGTCCGGCCCCTGCGCGTGGGCCTGACGGGCGGCATCGGATCCGGCAAGACCGCCGTGGCGGATCTGCTGGAGGCGCAGGGCGCGGCCGTGATCGATACCGATGCCATCGCGCATGCGCTGACGGCCCCGGGCGGGCTGGCCATCGAGCCTGTGCGGCGCGAATTCGGCCCGGACATGATCGGTCCCGACGGCGCGATGGATCGCCCCCGGATGCGGGCCCTGGTGTTCTCCGACGGCCAGGCCAAGGCGCGGCTGGAAGCGCTGATCCACCCGCTCATCGGCCAGGAGGTCGAGCGCGAGGCGGCCGGGCGCCAGGGGCTCTACCAGGTCTTCGTGGTGCCGCTGCTGGTGGAGTCCGGCCGCTGGCGGGACCGGGTGGACCGCATCTGCGTGGTCGACTGCGACGAGGCCACCCAGGTCCGGCGCGTCCAGCGCCGCAGCGGCCTGGCTCCCGAGATGGTGGCCCGCATCATGGCCGCCCAGGCCACGCGCGCCCAGCGCCTGGCGGTGGCCGACGACGTCATCGTCAACGACGGCGAGACCACGCCCGGGCAGTTGGCGCAACGCACCCTGGCCCAGCACCGCGTCTGGCTGGATCTGCCCGCACCGACCGGCTAG
- a CDS encoding copper resistance protein NlpE N-terminal domain-containing protein: MINPPLSSRPAPSRLATLAAALVVAAGLGACSIPLPDRERSGTLTAADAVIPPPPAVKQEQAERGRQDRGVPLAQPQTFRGVIPCADCAGQRVTLTLLPDWTWRMRRVYFGTRDNKELSFVSTGRWERLFDSPDQIRLIGDRNEGGLYEFISATTLRMLDQNGEPIQSTLNYALTQQFEVDFITDTFTMRGKVVPKDGQPTFAICSTGKRYPVASAGQAQALADAYAKLRVAPGTPVLMWIDGHIARNGEPPVESVVVDKLARGTLDSPCED, translated from the coding sequence ATGATCAACCCGCCCCTTTCTTCCCGCCCCGCACCTTCCCGCCTTGCCACCCTGGCCGCCGCCCTGGTCGTGGCGGCCGGACTGGGCGCATGCTCCATCCCCCTGCCCGACCGCGAACGCTCCGGCACCCTGACCGCCGCCGACGCGGTGATCCCGCCGCCGCCCGCCGTGAAGCAGGAACAGGCCGAACGAGGCAGGCAGGACCGGGGCGTGCCTCTGGCCCAGCCCCAGACCTTCCGCGGCGTGATCCCCTGCGCCGACTGCGCCGGCCAGCGCGTCACGCTCACGCTGCTGCCCGACTGGACCTGGCGCATGCGCCGCGTGTATTTCGGCACCCGCGACAACAAGGAACTGAGCTTCGTCAGCACCGGCCGCTGGGAACGCCTGTTCGATTCGCCCGACCAGATCCGCCTGATCGGCGACCGCAACGAAGGCGGACTCTACGAGTTCATCTCCGCCACCACGCTGCGCATGCTGGACCAGAATGGCGAACCCATCCAGTCCACGCTGAACTACGCCCTGACCCAGCAGTTCGAGGTGGATTTCATCACCGACACTTTCACGATGCGCGGCAAGGTCGTACCCAAGGACGGCCAACCCACCTTCGCCATCTGCAGCACCGGCAAGCGCTACCCGGTAGCCTCCGCCGGCCAGGCCCAGGCACTGGCCGACGCCTACGCCAAACTGCGCGTGGCGCCCGGCACCCCGGTCCTGATGTGGATAGACGGCCACATCGCCCGCAACGGCGAACCCCCGGTAGAGTCGGTGGTCGTGGACAAACTGGCCCGCGGCACCCTGGACAGCCCCTGCGAGGACTAG
- a CDS encoding A24 family peptidase — MRPADGCRAAAVGHLSQQPLHAGPVGRLSLRGAAVAAFSFLPMSFVQILAATPWLAHTAAAVLGLVVGSFLNVVIARLPQMMQRVWQEQCAELHGDSPPEPARFDLAYPASHCPACRHPISWRHNIPVLGWLVLRGRCAHCAAPISWQYPLVELAAAALFAACVAVFGVTWSSLAAMAFCAVCLALAVIDHQTSLLPDDLTLPLLWAGLFVNLWGGFAFLPDAVIGAMAGYGVLWSVYWLFRLLTGKEGMGYGDFKLLAAIGAWLGWQSLPLVMVAASLAGVAVAGVLMIAGRVRRGQPLPFGPYLAAAGVAALFAGDAWIKLLAW, encoded by the coding sequence ATGCGGCCGGCCGATGGATGCCGTGCCGCGGCGGTAGGACATTTATCGCAGCAACCGCTCCACGCGGGACCCGTGGGGCGGTTAAGCTTGCGGGGGGCCGCCGTGGCGGCGTTTTCATTCTTGCCTATGTCATTCGTGCAGATACTCGCGGCCACCCCGTGGCTGGCCCATACGGCCGCCGCCGTGCTGGGGCTGGTGGTGGGCAGCTTCCTCAACGTCGTGATCGCGCGGCTGCCGCAGATGATGCAGCGCGTCTGGCAGGAGCAGTGCGCCGAACTGCATGGCGACTCCCCGCCCGAACCGGCGCGCTTCGACCTGGCCTATCCCGCTTCGCACTGCCCGGCCTGCCGGCATCCCATTTCGTGGCGCCACAACATCCCGGTGCTGGGCTGGCTCGTGCTGCGCGGCCGCTGCGCTCATTGTGCTGCGCCCATCTCCTGGCAGTACCCGCTGGTGGAACTCGCGGCGGCGGCGTTGTTCGCGGCCTGCGTGGCCGTGTTCGGCGTGACGTGGAGCAGCCTGGCGGCCATGGCGTTCTGCGCGGTCTGCCTGGCGCTGGCCGTGATCGACCACCAGACCTCGCTGCTTCCGGATGACCTGACGCTGCCGCTGCTGTGGGCGGGCCTGTTCGTCAACCTGTGGGGCGGCTTCGCCTTCCTGCCCGACGCGGTCATCGGCGCGATGGCGGGCTACGGGGTGCTGTGGTCCGTGTACTGGCTGTTCCGCCTGCTGACGGGCAAGGAAGGCATGGGCTATGGCGACTTCAAGCTGCTGGCCGCGATCGGCGCCTGGCTGGGGTGGCAGAGCCTGCCGCTGGTCATGGTGGCGGCCTCGCTGGCCGGCGTGGCGGTGGCCGGAGTGCTGATGATCGCCGGCCGGGTGCGGCGCGGCCAGCCGCTGCCCTTCGGGCCGTATCTGGCGGCGGCGGGCGTGGCCGCGCTGTTCGCGGGCGATGCATGGATTAAGCTGCTGGCATGGTAG
- a CDS encoding inositol monophosphatase family protein — MDKPVPLDLFKALEAAVTAAHAGAAILQAYAHKRSELVIDLKARNDLVSQADREAEIAIIEVLRARTPQYGIVAEETGGSPSGPASWYIDPLDGTTNFVHAIPHYAVSIALVAHEGCGIAFEEARCEPGPVVGVIYDPCREEMFTSVRGVGAWLNSHRIHCSRTETLADALLATGFPYSDMSFTESYLPMLRDAMHGTRGVRRNGAAALDLAWVACGRFDGYWELRLKPWDVAAGTLLVREAGGQAFDPFGQAPWPEQGNIVAGGPGVAKALHELIGPNLKAAGAA, encoded by the coding sequence ATGGACAAACCCGTCCCGCTGGATCTCTTCAAGGCGCTCGAAGCCGCCGTCACCGCCGCGCATGCCGGCGCCGCGATCCTGCAGGCCTATGCGCACAAGCGCTCGGAACTGGTGATCGACCTGAAGGCCCGCAACGACCTGGTCTCGCAGGCGGACCGCGAGGCCGAGATCGCCATCATCGAAGTCTTGCGCGCGCGCACGCCGCAATACGGCATCGTGGCCGAGGAAACGGGCGGATCGCCCTCGGGCCCCGCCAGCTGGTACATCGACCCGCTGGACGGCACCACCAACTTCGTCCACGCCATTCCCCACTACGCCGTCTCCATCGCGCTGGTCGCCCACGAGGGCTGCGGCATCGCCTTCGAGGAAGCCCGGTGCGAGCCGGGACCGGTGGTGGGCGTGATCTACGATCCCTGCCGCGAAGAGATGTTCACCTCGGTCCGGGGCGTGGGCGCCTGGCTCAACAGCCACCGCATCCACTGCTCGCGCACCGAAACGCTGGCCGATGCCCTGCTGGCCACGGGCTTCCCCTACAGCGACATGTCGTTCACCGAAAGCTACCTGCCCATGCTGCGCGACGCCATGCACGGCACGCGCGGCGTGCGGCGCAACGGCGCCGCGGCGCTGGACCTGGCCTGGGTGGCCTGCGGACGCTTCGACGGTTACTGGGAACTACGGCTCAAGCCGTGGGACGTCGCCGCCGGCACGCTGCTGGTGCGTGAAGCCGGCGGACAGGCCTTCGATCCGTTCGGCCAGGCCCCCTGGCCCGAACAGGGCAACATCGTCGCGGGCGGCCCCGGCGTGGCCAAGGCCCTGCACGAGCTGATCGGCCCCAATCTCAAGGCCGCCGGCGCGGCCTGA
- the zapD gene encoding cell division protein ZapD, protein MVLYEYPFNERVRTLLRLESLFDNLFFFVRQPDARGHHVALTTLFEILDVSARADLKSELLQDLERYRQSLSSLREHPGVDRQTLDVMLSSIEQAAGALVAQGKTGQPLRQNEWLTSIRSRLAIPGGACEFDVPSFHAWKHKPVEHRVQDLAQWVEPFLPIRDGLAIVLKMLRESGRQVAVVAEGGAFQQMLGGKAYQLLRIYVDEALGVFPEVSANKYMVSVRFSSQGGDLKPQPVAADVPFQLTLCNSF, encoded by the coding sequence GTGGTTCTTTACGAATACCCATTCAACGAGCGCGTCCGAACGCTGCTGCGTCTGGAAAGCCTCTTCGACAATCTGTTCTTCTTCGTGCGGCAACCGGATGCCCGCGGGCATCACGTCGCATTGACCACGCTGTTCGAAATCCTGGATGTGTCGGCGCGGGCCGATCTCAAGTCCGAACTGCTCCAGGACCTGGAGCGCTATCGCCAATCCCTGAGTTCGCTGCGCGAGCATCCCGGCGTCGATCGCCAGACCCTGGACGTCATGCTGTCCAGCATCGAGCAGGCCGCGGGCGCGCTCGTGGCCCAGGGCAAGACCGGCCAGCCGCTGCGGCAGAACGAATGGCTGACCAGCATACGCAGCCGCCTGGCGATCCCGGGCGGCGCCTGCGAATTCGACGTCCCGTCCTTCCACGCCTGGAAGCACAAGCCCGTCGAGCATCGCGTCCAGGACCTGGCCCAGTGGGTCGAACCCTTCCTGCCCATACGCGACGGCCTGGCCATCGTGCTGAAGATGCTGCGCGAATCGGGCCGGCAGGTCGCGGTGGTGGCCGAGGGCGGCGCCTTCCAGCAGATGCTGGGCGGCAAGGCCTACCAGCTGCTGCGCATCTATGTCGACGAGGCGCTGGGCGTGTTCCCCGAGGTCAGCGCCAACAAGTACATGGTGTCGGTGCGCTTCTCGTCCCAGGGAGGCGATCTGAAGCCGCAGCCGGTGGCGGCCGACGTGCCCTTCCAGCTGACGCTGTGCAACAGCTTCTGA
- a CDS encoding TIM-barrel domain-containing protein, with translation MPLQFDSSRYQRLESLSLNTSSPAAVRFTTDQGQAVLVEASAPGVFRLSMGTPAATGKPASGSATRAAALHDLLARDEAIGEAVVEQADVAGQSGWRIVQGDNVLEIAANPVRLALYRKGQQVLVSSADEDLCPLGTEDASAPASWALCFDLATGEAVHGLGESRIMLDRRAERVVSDEAESRALPLAWSPRGWGLYVNTLESVVHDIGLPEFAPDSYVVTVADAQLDVFLFVGEPAEILNQYTQLTGRAGQPTLWSMGAWLHQAAGTGAEQLASVAGQMRSRGVPVDAVSFRPPAAWEIRAKLNLEWDAARFPDPRQVLSEFKGLDLKVCAPGFPGVPTQSPMFAELEDKGWLLTDESGAAQVFAGVPASAGGSFGLLDLTHRDVWTFWRDKIRQVMDEGVDAVSCDIQFDIPDGVEARNGDTGARLRTAYPMLAKRCLFEAAAWNKTPPEGVVWSRDLFPTGQRLPMQAPVSVPNTWEGLAESLRAALTSGASGLPAHAHDIGSPEHPLGTMTPELYLRWLAAGVFSSHLRFHAVPGLLPWDFGDEAFQHVQTLMQWRYRLIPYVLGVIEDAARTGLPVQRSMALSFPDDPEAHAHELQYLLGPALLVVPAVQPGNQIRVYFPKGEAWWDLNTGWRYEGGTSWTFECGLDRLPVFGREGHMLCLGPAAQHTGEFNSARILDEVWLFGMPVHNPSVMRNKIRVMQMQGSSYAKGLEGLKILPSEGLEVKRRGAEVRISRAR, from the coding sequence GTGCCACTTCAATTCGACTCCTCCCGCTACCAGCGTCTGGAATCCCTGTCTCTCAACACATCCAGCCCGGCTGCCGTCCGTTTCACGACAGACCAGGGCCAGGCGGTACTGGTCGAGGCCAGCGCGCCAGGTGTGTTCCGGTTGAGCATGGGCACGCCCGCCGCGACCGGCAAGCCGGCCTCCGGCTCGGCCACGCGCGCCGCGGCCCTGCATGACCTGTTGGCCCGGGACGAGGCCATAGGCGAGGCCGTGGTTGAACAGGCGGACGTGGCCGGCCAGTCAGGCTGGCGCATCGTCCAGGGCGACAACGTGCTCGAGATCGCCGCCAATCCCGTGCGGCTGGCCCTGTACCGCAAGGGGCAGCAGGTGCTGGTCTCGTCCGCCGACGAGGACCTGTGCCCGCTTGGCACCGAGGACGCCTCGGCCCCGGCGTCGTGGGCCCTGTGCTTCGACCTCGCGACCGGTGAAGCCGTCCACGGCCTGGGCGAAAGCCGCATCATGCTGGATCGCCGCGCCGAGCGCGTCGTCTCCGACGAGGCCGAGTCGCGCGCCTTGCCGCTGGCCTGGAGCCCGCGTGGCTGGGGCCTGTACGTCAATACGCTCGAATCCGTCGTGCACGACATCGGCCTGCCCGAATTCGCGCCCGACAGCTATGTGGTGACCGTCGCCGACGCCCAGCTGGACGTGTTCCTGTTCGTGGGCGAGCCGGCCGAGATCCTGAACCAGTACACCCAGCTGACCGGCCGCGCCGGGCAGCCCACGCTGTGGAGCATGGGCGCGTGGCTGCACCAGGCGGCCGGCACCGGCGCCGAACAGCTCGCGTCCGTGGCCGGCCAGATGCGCAGCCGCGGCGTGCCCGTCGACGCCGTGTCGTTCCGCCCGCCCGCGGCCTGGGAGATCCGCGCCAAGCTGAACCTGGAATGGGACGCCGCCCGCTTCCCGGATCCGCGCCAGGTGCTGAGCGAGTTCAAGGGCCTGGACCTGAAGGTGTGCGCACCGGGCTTTCCGGGCGTGCCCACTCAAAGCCCCATGTTCGCCGAGCTGGAGGACAAGGGCTGGCTGCTGACCGATGAGTCCGGCGCCGCCCAGGTGTTCGCGGGCGTGCCCGCCAGCGCCGGCGGCAGCTTCGGCCTGCTCGACCTGACCCATCGCGACGTGTGGACCTTCTGGCGCGACAAGATCCGCCAGGTCATGGACGAGGGCGTCGATGCGGTGTCCTGCGACATCCAGTTCGACATTCCCGACGGCGTCGAGGCGCGCAACGGCGATACCGGCGCGCGGCTGCGCACGGCCTATCCCATGCTGGCCAAGCGCTGCCTGTTCGAGGCGGCGGCCTGGAACAAGACGCCGCCCGAAGGCGTGGTGTGGAGCCGCGATCTCTTCCCGACCGGCCAGCGCCTGCCCATGCAGGCGCCGGTGTCGGTGCCCAATACCTGGGAAGGCCTGGCCGAGTCGCTGCGCGCCGCGCTGACCTCGGGCGCCAGCGGCCTGCCGGCCCATGCCCACGACATCGGTTCGCCCGAGCATCCGCTGGGAACCATGACGCCCGAGCTGTACCTGCGCTGGCTGGCGGCCGGCGTGTTCAGCTCGCACCTGCGCTTCCACGCGGTGCCGGGGCTGCTGCCCTGGGATTTCGGCGACGAAGCCTTCCAGCACGTGCAGACGCTGATGCAGTGGCGCTACCGGCTCATTCCCTACGTGCTGGGCGTGATCGAGGACGCGGCCCGCACCGGCCTGCCGGTGCAGCGTTCCATGGCGCTGTCCTTCCCGGATGATCCCGAGGCGCATGCCCACGAGCTGCAATACCTGCTCGGCCCGGCCCTGCTGGTCGTGCCCGCGGTGCAGCCCGGCAACCAGATCCGCGTCTATTTCCCCAAGGGTGAAGCCTGGTGGGACCTGAACACGGGCTGGCGCTACGAGGGCGGCACGAGCTGGACCTTCGAATGCGGACTGGACCGCCTGCCGGTCTTCGGCCGCGAAGGCCACATGCTGTGCCTGGGCCCCGCCGCCCAGCACACCGGCGAATTCAATTCCGCCCGCATCCTGGACGAGGTCTGGCTGTTCGGCATGCCCGTGCACAACCCCAGCGTGATGCGCAACAAGATCCGCGTCATGCAGATGCAGGGATCGAGCTACGCCAAGGGCCTGGAAGGCCTGAAGATCCTGCCGTCCGAAGGCCTGGAAGTGAAGCGCCGCGGCGCGGAAGTGCGGATCTCACGCGCTAGGTAG
- a CDS encoding DNA gyrase inhibitor YacG — MVKKVKCPTCARPAPWSPDNAWRPFCSERCRQIDLGAWAAEKFAIPGAPLETDDLSGDSSGRLFPSPQSMN, encoded by the coding sequence ATGGTCAAGAAAGTCAAATGCCCCACATGCGCCAGGCCGGCTCCATGGAGCCCCGACAACGCCTGGCGGCCCTTCTGCTCCGAACGCTGCCGCCAGATCGACCTGGGAGCGTGGGCGGCCGAGAAATTCGCCATACCCGGCGCGCCCCTGGAAACCGACGACCTGAGCGGGGATTCCTCGGGCCGGCTGTTTCCTTCGCCGCAGTCGATGAACTGA
- a CDS encoding tripartite tricarboxylate transporter substrate binding protein, with translation MQPLARLFLALVLVAAAPWARAAGYPDHPVKLVVNFAAGGPLDLVARLIAEQAASRLKQPVIVENRAGAGGNIGAEYVARSPKDGYTALVSVDHLLTINPSVYKNMGLDPYRDLVPAGIFGTTSQVLVAHPKLGLKDFRDFLERARKEDLTYASAGLASPGHLTFELLKARTGIRGTHVPYKGNAPALSDVVAGHVPLAFVASSNTLPYVRSGTLQALATSAATRNPQLPQVPTAQEQGVPDFDVQFSQVVLFPAGTPAAVVKTWEGLLHDILESPEVRRQLDQMAVTPFWADSARTTAWLHDTRTRWEALIRTLDIQ, from the coding sequence ATGCAACCGCTTGCGCGCCTTTTCCTCGCCCTCGTCCTCGTTGCCGCCGCCCCCTGGGCGCGGGCCGCCGGCTATCCCGACCACCCGGTCAAGCTGGTCGTCAATTTCGCCGCCGGCGGACCGCTGGACCTGGTCGCCCGCTTGATCGCCGAACAGGCCGCATCGCGCCTGAAACAGCCCGTCATCGTCGAGAACCGCGCGGGCGCCGGCGGCAACATCGGCGCCGAGTACGTCGCCCGCTCGCCCAAGGACGGCTATACGGCGCTGGTCAGCGTCGACCACCTGCTGACGATCAACCCCTCGGTCTACAAGAACATGGGGCTGGATCCCTACCGCGACCTCGTGCCGGCCGGCATCTTCGGCACCACCTCGCAGGTGCTGGTGGCCCATCCCAAGCTGGGGCTGAAGGACTTCCGCGACTTCCTGGAGCGCGCCAGGAAAGAGGACCTGACCTACGCCTCGGCCGGCCTGGCCTCGCCCGGGCACCTGACCTTCGAACTGCTGAAGGCCCGGACCGGCATACGCGGCACGCACGTGCCCTACAAGGGCAATGCCCCGGCACTGTCCGACGTGGTGGCGGGACACGTGCCGCTGGCCTTCGTGGCCTCGTCCAACACGCTGCCCTATGTGCGCTCCGGCACGCTGCAGGCCCTGGCCACGTCCGCCGCCACGCGCAACCCCCAGTTGCCGCAGGTTCCCACCGCCCAGGAACAGGGCGTGCCCGACTTCGACGTGCAGTTCAGCCAGGTGGTGCTGTTCCCCGCGGGCACGCCGGCGGCCGTGGTGAAGACGTGGGAAGGCCTGCTGCACGACATCCTGGAAAGCCCCGAGGTGCGCCGCCAGCTGGATCAGATGGCAGTAACGCCCTTCTGGGCGGACTCGGCGCGGACCACGGCCTGGCTGCACGATACGCGCACGCGCTGGGAAGCCTTGATCCGTACACTGGACATCCAGTAA